A region from the Thermanaeromonas toyohensis ToBE genome encodes:
- a CDS encoding acetamidase/formamidase family protein has translation MECSVSREMVFVNTFTNGILDPSQPMLGPVRDKGYIVAHTAPGCWGPMITPSIRGGHEVTQPVYVEGAEVGDAIVIRILSIQVTSIVTASGNDQVIEGRFLGDPYVAGRCPGCGVLYPETYVVGTGPEAVRCAHCGTEASPFVFAHGYTIAFDHRHQLGVTLHREAAGRIASDGRYYMAIPGKSKQNPIVTFAPSDLVGTVARMRPFLGQLGTTPSVPIPDSHNAGDFGTFLIGAPHEYALTPDQLAQARTDGHMDINRVREGAILICPVKVRGGGVYMGDMHALQGDGEIAGHTCDVSGVVTLQVEVIKGLTLEGPVLLPVPEDLPYLARPLSVVEKEIALREARRWGLNHIEETAPVSVIGTGPNLNAAAENALERAARLFDMAIPEVKNRATITGAIEIGRLPGVVTVTFRVPIDRLERTGLLPLVREQYGLE, from the coding sequence ATGGAATGTTCAGTATCACGAGAAATGGTTTTTGTTAACACTTTTACCAACGGTATCTTGGATCCTTCCCAACCGATGCTGGGTCCTGTACGTGACAAGGGTTATATTGTGGCCCATACGGCTCCGGGGTGTTGGGGACCAATGATTACTCCGAGCATCCGTGGTGGCCATGAAGTAACACAACCGGTTTACGTGGAAGGGGCGGAGGTGGGCGATGCCATTGTTATTCGCATTCTCTCTATCCAGGTAACCTCTATAGTGACAGCTTCCGGGAATGACCAGGTTATAGAAGGTAGATTTTTAGGTGACCCATATGTTGCAGGCCGCTGTCCAGGATGTGGTGTACTATACCCTGAAACATATGTTGTGGGAACCGGCCCGGAGGCTGTGCGATGCGCACACTGCGGGACAGAAGCCTCGCCGTTTGTCTTCGCCCACGGATATACCATAGCATTCGATCACCGACATCAACTGGGTGTTACTCTTCACCGGGAAGCAGCAGGCCGTATCGCTAGTGACGGGCGCTATTATATGGCAATCCCGGGAAAGTCCAAACAAAACCCTATTGTTACATTTGCTCCTAGCGATTTAGTAGGAACCGTAGCTAGGATGCGTCCATTTTTAGGTCAGTTAGGAACTACGCCTTCAGTTCCAATACCAGATTCACATAATGCGGGTGATTTTGGGACATTTCTGATTGGAGCCCCCCATGAGTATGCTCTTACACCTGACCAGTTGGCGCAGGCCCGCACGGATGGCCATATGGACATTAATCGCGTGCGAGAGGGAGCTATCCTGATTTGCCCTGTTAAAGTTCGAGGAGGAGGCGTATATATGGGTGATATGCATGCCCTACAGGGAGACGGAGAAATCGCAGGTCATACTTGCGACGTCTCGGGTGTGGTAACATTACAGGTTGAAGTAATTAAAGGACTAACACTCGAAGGCCCAGTTCTCCTCCCAGTCCCTGAAGATCTCCCATATTTAGCACGCCCCTTGAGTGTGGTAGAGAAAGAAATTGCCTTACGTGAAGCCCGCCGGTGGGGACTAAACCATATCGAGGAGACGGCTCCAGTTTCTGTAATTGGCACAGGGCCAAACTTAAATGCGGCGGCTGAAAACGCTCTTGAACGGGCCGCCAGACTGTTTGATATGGCCATACCAGAAGTGAAGAACCGGGCAACTATTACCGGGGCGATCGAAATTGGGAGACTTCCGGGTGTGGTGACGGTCACTTTCCGGGTACCAATAGACCGATTGGAGAGAACAGGTCTACTGCCATTGGTCCGGGAACAATACGGGTTAGAATAG
- a CDS encoding AI-2E family transporter gives MFPLALGKIKRLGLLVVLLAGALFFLYLLRRLLTPLLLGALLAYTLKPAVVSLEKRGWPRVRAILFLYFIGLLLLVPTLLYVLPQLFRELNNFLDKLPEFNQELQGWLKIFYERYQRPGMPLSFRRVVDETLAHLQARVEHGVRGVATLLLSLLSGFTSLALAPVLAYYFLKDSEALSRGAMRLLPSTWREDFLGLWAKIDRVLTSFVRGHLLISLLVGILTGFGLFLAGSSYAVVLGIVMAMADLIPYFGPLLGAIPIVAISWLESRRLAFYALLVVIAVQQIEAAILAPRILSQSVDLSPLAIILALLAGEELLGVAGLLLAVPALAISRILIGFLWSKLIER, from the coding sequence ATGTTCCCTTTGGCTTTAGGTAAGATAAAGCGCCTAGGCTTGCTGGTGGTTTTGCTAGCCGGGGCTTTATTTTTTCTCTACTTACTTCGCAGGCTTCTTACTCCCCTCCTTTTGGGGGCCCTCCTGGCCTATACCCTTAAACCCGCTGTGGTATCCCTAGAAAAGCGCGGCTGGCCCCGGGTGCGGGCCATCCTTTTCTTATATTTTATAGGCTTGCTCCTTCTAGTTCCTACCCTTCTTTATGTCTTGCCCCAGCTTTTCCGTGAGTTAAACAACTTCCTTGATAAACTACCGGAGTTTAACCAGGAATTACAAGGCTGGCTTAAAATCTTCTATGAGCGCTACCAGCGGCCTGGAATGCCTTTAAGCTTTCGCCGGGTAGTGGACGAGACTTTAGCCCACCTCCAGGCCAGGGTTGAACATGGAGTACGGGGAGTGGCTACTCTTCTTTTAAGCTTGCTTTCGGGTTTTACGAGCCTGGCTTTAGCTCCAGTATTAGCCTATTATTTCCTTAAAGACAGTGAGGCCCTTAGCCGAGGAGCCATGAGGCTTTTACCTTCCACCTGGCGGGAGGATTTCTTAGGTTTATGGGCTAAAATTGACCGGGTACTTACAAGCTTTGTGCGTGGCCACTTACTGATCTCTTTATTAGTAGGTATACTGACGGGGTTCGGGCTCTTCCTTGCCGGCAGCAGTTATGCAGTGGTGCTGGGGATAGTTATGGCCATGGCCGATCTCATCCCCTACTTCGGTCCCCTTCTGGGTGCGATTCCTATAGTGGCCATTAGCTGGTTGGAATCCCGGAGGCTTGCTTTCTACGCTTTGCTAGTGGTAATAGCTGTACAACAGATCGAGGCCGCTATTCTGGCTCCCCGTATTTTAAGCCAGAGTGTAGACCTTTCACCTCTAGCTATAATTCTAGCTTTGCTTGCTGGGGAGGAACTGTTGGGAGTGGCGGGACTCCTGCTTGCCGTTCCAGCCTTAGCAATTAGCCGGATACTAATTGGTTTTTTGTGGAGTAAATTGATAGAACGCTAA
- a CDS encoding PRC-barrel domain-containing protein, which translates to MLQVIIWPGRRRCAILVKGRELMGLPVINLAGEELGRVQDLAWEEGNLYLRGILISPVGLFTGPRFLELTEIQTCGPDALTINKNQALSNGLPEGSLRWADFRGKRVLDTTGKELGILEDVEIEWPSGRVVKLEVSKGLVEDLLNGRQLVDIEGNSVTWGPDVVLINVREKIKPG; encoded by the coding sequence GTGCTACAGGTAATAATATGGCCGGGTAGGAGGAGATGCGCGATTCTGGTTAAAGGGCGCGAACTTATGGGTTTACCAGTAATTAATTTGGCTGGAGAAGAGCTGGGCCGGGTACAAGACCTGGCCTGGGAGGAAGGAAATTTGTACTTAAGGGGGATATTAATATCCCCTGTTGGATTGTTTACAGGACCACGGTTCTTAGAACTTACCGAGATCCAAACTTGCGGCCCGGATGCCCTTACTATAAATAAAAATCAAGCTTTATCGAACGGCCTGCCAGAAGGCAGCTTAAGGTGGGCAGATTTTAGGGGGAAGAGGGTTTTAGATACTACAGGTAAAGAGCTAGGGATTTTAGAGGATGTGGAAATAGAATGGCCTTCTGGACGTGTAGTCAAGCTTGAGGTCTCTAAAGGATTGGTGGAGGATCTCCTTAATGGCCGCCAGTTGGTGGACATAGAGGGAAATTCGGTAACCTGGGGACCGGATGTTGTGCTGATAAACGTAAGAGAAAAAATTAAACCCGGATAA
- the mnmA gene encoding tRNA 2-thiouridine(34) synthase MnmA — protein MVAMSGGVDSSTAAALLKEQGYEVIGVTLEIWPLDVPPPPGEVGCCSLSAVEDARRVAHLLGIPHYVLNFRSLFAEKVIDYFITDYLEGRTPNPCIACNRFIKFEALLRKALALGMDYIATGHYARVFYDGERGRYLLAKGRDSYKDQSYVLYTFTQEQLAHTLLPLGEYTKEEVREIAEMYGLPVARKPESQEICFVTVGDYREFIRERARVPIRPGPILDLKGKILGQHQGLPYYTVGQRRGLGLATGRPLFVVALDPRRNAVIVGDEEDLLSYKLLARDNNYILWDELPPEAEVTVKIRYRSPEAPAVLRPKAYGVAEVEFKEPQRAVTPGQAVVYYQEDLVVGGGTIMAPWEEEVPST, from the coding sequence ATGGTGGCCATGAGCGGCGGGGTGGACAGTTCCACTGCCGCCGCTTTGTTAAAGGAGCAAGGATATGAGGTTATCGGGGTAACTTTGGAGATCTGGCCCCTGGATGTCCCGCCGCCTCCAGGGGAGGTCGGCTGCTGCTCTTTAAGCGCAGTAGAAGATGCCCGTCGGGTGGCACACTTACTCGGTATTCCCCATTATGTGCTCAATTTCCGTTCCCTGTTTGCCGAGAAGGTTATAGATTATTTTATTACTGACTACCTAGAAGGCCGTACCCCTAACCCTTGCATAGCCTGCAACCGCTTTATAAAGTTTGAAGCCCTCTTGCGTAAAGCCCTGGCCTTAGGGATGGATTACATAGCTACTGGCCATTACGCCCGGGTATTTTATGATGGGGAACGCGGGCGTTATCTTTTGGCCAAAGGCCGGGACTCTTATAAAGATCAGAGCTATGTGCTGTATACCTTTACCCAGGAGCAGCTAGCCCATACACTCTTGCCTTTAGGAGAATACACTAAAGAAGAAGTCCGGGAAATTGCAGAGATGTATGGTCTTCCGGTGGCGCGGAAACCCGAGTCCCAGGAGATATGCTTTGTAACCGTGGGCGACTACCGGGAGTTCATCCGGGAAAGAGCCCGTGTACCTATCCGGCCCGGTCCCATTTTGGACCTTAAGGGCAAGATCCTAGGACAGCACCAGGGCTTGCCCTATTATACTGTAGGACAGCGCAGGGGTTTAGGGCTGGCTACTGGCCGTCCTCTTTTTGTAGTAGCCCTAGATCCTAGGCGAAATGCGGTTATCGTAGGAGATGAAGAAGACCTACTAAGTTATAAACTCCTGGCCCGTGATAACAATTATATTCTCTGGGATGAACTCCCACCCGAAGCCGAGGTTACAGTTAAGATCCGTTACCGGTCACCAGAAGCACCGGCCGTACTCCGGCCTAAAGCCTATGGAGTTGCCGAGGTGGAGTTTAAAGAACCCCAGAGGGCTGTAACCCCTGGTCAGGCCGTAGTCTACTACCAAGAAGACCTGGTGGTAGGAGGCGGTACCATAATGGCTCCTTGGGAAGAAGAGGTACCTAGCACTTAA
- the nifU gene encoding Fe-S cluster assembly scaffold protein NifU — protein MYSAKVMEHFTNPRNVGEIPDADGVGEVGNPVCGDIMRLYIKVEDGVIKDVKFKTFGCGAAIATSSMVTEMVKGKTIEEALSITNKAVAEALDGLPPQKMHCSNLAADALHKAIEDFKRRSKNQTGDNSDRNNS, from the coding sequence ATGTATAGCGCCAAGGTTATGGAGCATTTCACTAATCCCAGAAACGTGGGTGAAATACCCGATGCCGATGGCGTGGGAGAAGTGGGTAACCCTGTTTGTGGGGATATAATGCGGTTGTACATTAAAGTGGAAGATGGTGTGATTAAGGATGTGAAGTTTAAAACCTTTGGGTGCGGTGCGGCTATTGCTACTAGCAGTATGGTGACGGAAATGGTAAAGGGGAAAACCATTGAAGAAGCTTTAAGCATCACCAATAAAGCTGTGGCTGAGGCCTTGGACGGCCTACCACCCCAGAAAATGCATTGTTCTAACCTGGCTGCCGATGCTCTACACAAGGCCATCGAAGACTTTAAGAGGCGTAGCAAAAATCAAACGGGAGACAACTCAGACCGCAATAATTCTTAA
- the nifS gene encoding cysteine desulfurase NifS, translating into MRKVYLDHSATTPVRPEVLEEMLPYLKEEFGNPSTLYSWGREAKKAIEEARARVAALIGAQPEEIVFTSGGTEADNMALIGAAYANQKKGKHIITSSIEHHAVLDTAQYLQRQGFKVTFLPVTPEGLVRVEDVEEAITDETILISIMHVNNEVGTIQPIQEIGKLARERGIIFHTDAVQSVGKIPVNVDELNVDLLSASAHKIYGPKGVGCLYIRKGTRIQPLLHGGGQERKRRAGTENVPGIVGFGKAAELAGQELESEGKRLKALRDKLIDGVLERIDHVQLNGDRERRSPINANFSFKYVEGESILLSLDMKGIAASSGSACTSGSLDPSHVLLAMGIPHEVAHGSVRMTLGRDNTEEDIDYVLEVLPEIIERLRAMSPLYKKAGD; encoded by the coding sequence ATGCGTAAGGTCTACCTAGACCATAGCGCTACCACACCAGTACGGCCCGAGGTCCTGGAAGAGATGCTTCCCTATCTTAAGGAGGAATTTGGTAACCCCTCTACCCTTTATAGTTGGGGCCGGGAAGCTAAAAAAGCTATTGAAGAAGCTCGCGCTCGGGTCGCGGCCCTTATCGGTGCCCAGCCGGAAGAGATTGTATTTACCAGCGGGGGGACCGAGGCCGATAATATGGCTCTTATAGGTGCTGCCTATGCTAATCAGAAGAAAGGTAAGCATATAATTACGTCTAGCATCGAACACCATGCTGTACTGGATACTGCCCAGTACCTTCAGCGTCAAGGGTTTAAGGTGACCTTCCTCCCGGTAACCCCCGAAGGATTAGTACGGGTAGAAGACGTGGAAGAAGCCATCACGGATGAGACTATCCTTATAAGCATAATGCACGTAAATAACGAGGTGGGTACCATCCAGCCTATCCAGGAGATCGGGAAACTTGCCCGAGAACGGGGCATTATCTTCCATACGGATGCTGTACAAAGTGTGGGTAAAATCCCGGTAAATGTAGATGAGCTCAACGTAGACTTGCTTTCAGCCTCTGCCCACAAGATTTATGGCCCTAAAGGTGTAGGCTGTCTATACATCCGCAAGGGCACGCGTATCCAGCCTTTGCTCCACGGAGGCGGCCAAGAGCGCAAGAGGAGGGCGGGGACGGAAAATGTCCCGGGTATAGTCGGGTTCGGTAAAGCAGCAGAACTGGCTGGGCAGGAACTGGAAAGCGAAGGTAAGAGACTTAAGGCTTTACGGGACAAGCTCATCGATGGAGTTTTAGAGCGCATCGATCATGTGCAGCTAAATGGTGACCGGGAACGGAGATCCCCCATTAATGCCAACTTTAGTTTTAAGTACGTGGAAGGGGAATCTATCCTTTTAAGCCTGGATATGAAAGGTATAGCTGCTTCTAGCGGTTCAGCCTGCACATCGGGATCCCTGGACCCCTCCCATGTACTCTTGGCCATGGGCATACCCCATGAAGTGGCCCATGGCTCAGTACGTATGACTCTGGGACGGGATAACACGGAAGAGGATATTGATTACGTGTTAGAAGTACTGCCTGAGATAATTGAGCGTTTGCGGGCCATGTCGCCATTATATAAAAAGGCGGGTGATTGA